One Argonema galeatum A003/A1 DNA segment encodes these proteins:
- a CDS encoding Crp/Fnr family transcriptional regulator, translating to MQDRVPPRETNTNVNTLIRSTPFFTGLPESAVEKATAHLVSRNHPANQVILLENDWGSSVYFILQGWVKIRTYNLDGKEVTLNILGTGEIFGEMAALDEVPRSTDVITLAPTIIGNLPAQDFVNLIYTEPMAGVRLAQLMGRRLRQVNRRLRLRESDSMSRVADTLLFLADGQGKRTTEGTEIPNLPHRELSSLSGLARETVTRVLTKMEKKSLIKREPDMLRIPDVNALERLII from the coding sequence ATGCAAGACCGAGTACCTCCTCGCGAAACGAATACAAATGTGAATACACTAATTCGCTCTACTCCTTTTTTTACAGGTTTACCAGAGTCGGCTGTCGAAAAAGCGACAGCCCACCTAGTCAGTCGCAACCATCCGGCAAATCAGGTGATTTTGCTGGAGAATGATTGGGGTAGTTCGGTTTACTTTATATTACAGGGTTGGGTGAAGATTCGCACCTATAACCTAGATGGGAAAGAAGTAACGCTGAACATCTTGGGAACGGGAGAGATTTTTGGCGAAATGGCGGCACTTGATGAGGTGCCCCGCTCTACGGACGTGATTACTCTGGCTCCTACGATAATTGGCAACCTACCCGCTCAGGATTTTGTTAATTTGATTTACACGGAGCCGATGGCGGGAGTCCGTCTGGCACAGTTGATGGGGCGACGCTTGCGTCAAGTGAATCGCCGACTCCGCTTGCGGGAATCCGATAGTATGTCGCGGGTGGCAGATACTTTACTATTTTTGGCCGATGGGCAGGGTAAGCGCACGACAGAGGGTACTGAAATTCCGAATTTACCGCACCGGGAATTGAGCAGTCTGAGCGGATTGGCACGGGAGACGGTGACGCGAGTGCTGACGAAGATGGAGAAAAAGAGCTTGATCAAGCGGGAACCGGATATGCTTCGCATTCCCGATGTGAATGCTCTAGAACGTCTGATAATTTAA
- a CDS encoding universal stress protein, with amino-acid sequence MGFQKILVALDYSPLSKAVFDRALDLAKANGASLRLLHCLTNETIGEPMGPMPVEMGFYPEFAGYTYRSDPLLTEKRLEEAQAMLRSYCETANKQGVATDFDCQVGEASLCICEAAQNWGADLLALGRRGRTGLTEALMGSVSNYVMHHAACSVLIIQAVNTESGDSQP; translated from the coding sequence ATGGGTTTTCAGAAAATCCTTGTTGCGCTAGACTACTCGCCTTTAAGCAAGGCTGTTTTCGATCGGGCTTTGGATTTAGCAAAAGCAAATGGTGCCAGTCTAAGGCTTCTACATTGCCTGACAAACGAGACGATCGGCGAACCGATGGGGCCGATGCCTGTGGAGATGGGTTTTTATCCAGAGTTTGCAGGTTATACCTATCGATCGGACCCTCTGCTGACAGAAAAACGGCTGGAAGAGGCGCAGGCTATGCTGCGAAGCTACTGCGAAACAGCGAACAAGCAGGGAGTGGCGACGGACTTTGATTGCCAGGTTGGTGAAGCTAGCCTGTGTATATGTGAAGCCGCTCAAAACTGGGGAGCAGATTTGCTGGCGCTAGGACGGCGGGGTCGGACGGGATTAACAGAAGCTTTAATGGGCAGTGTAAGTAATTATGTAATGCACCATGCTGCCTGCTCGGTTTTGATAATTCAAGCGGTGAATACGGAATCGGGCGATAGCCAACCGTAG